The Candidatus Synechococcus calcipolaris G9 nucleotide sequence CCAACATTTGCCCAAACTACGGGAGATTGGCCGGTTTCTCTGGAATCAAGGGGTTGATGCCTATTTACCCACCCTCGTCACCTCAGCGATCGCCGATATTCACCGCGCCCTAGAAACCCTAGCCACCGCATTCTCCTCTCAGCCGTCTATCCAGGAAGCCCACATCCTGGGCGTTCATTTAGAGGGCCCCTTCCTCAATCCCCAGAAACGGGGGGCCCATCCCCAAAAACATTTGCTGCCCCTCACGATCGATCAGGTGAAGCGGGTGCTGGGGGACTACGGCCCTATCGTCAAAGTAATCACCCTTGCCCCGGAATTAGATGAAACCGGCACCGTCATTCCCTACCTACGGGAACAGGGGATCACGGTCAGCTTAGGCCACTCCTTAGCAACCGCAACCCAAGCCAGCCAAGCCTTTGACCAAGGGGCAACCATGGTCACCCACGCCTTTAATGCCATGCCCAGTTTGCACCATCGAAATCCAGGCCTATTGGCGGCGGCGATCGCCGATGAACGGGTTTGGTATGGTTTGATTGCTGATGGCCAACATGTGGATCCCTTAATGATCAATCTTCTCCTCCGCTGCGA carries:
- the nagA gene encoding N-acetylglucosamine-6-phosphate deacetylase yields the protein MAHWLRQATLIGNDHPQQLLIDQGVVVAIEPEANDLPWFDPSIQVVDLGGDRLSLGGIDVQINGALGLPFPLLQPQHLPKLREIGRFLWNQGVDAYLPTLVTSAIADIHRALETLATAFSSQPSIQEAHILGVHLEGPFLNPQKRGAHPQKHLLPLTIDQVKRVLGDYGPIVKVITLAPELDETGTVIPYLREQGITVSLGHSLATATQASQAFDQGATMVTHAFNAMPSLHHRNPGLLAAAIADERVWYGLIADGQHVDPLMINLLLRCDRPHQAGTFLVSDALAPLGLADGVYPWDEREITIDNGTARLEDGTLAGTTLPLLAAVTNLVQWRICSWDRAIALGTLAPRQAIGESISAIHSGIGVGTRAEHLLRWSTGSKGPQAQRLDLGG